Proteins from a single region of Antechinus flavipes isolate AdamAnt ecotype Samford, QLD, Australia chromosome 2, AdamAnt_v2, whole genome shotgun sequence:
- the KCNG1 gene encoding potassium voltage-gated channel subfamily G member 1: MTLLPGENSDYDYSALSCTSDASFNHQHAFFPRSESLKGVFYRRAKRLHPKDNAHQSSQPEDRKRQIIINVGGIKYLLPWTTLDEFPLTRLGQLKSCTNFDDILNVCDDYDVTCNEFFFDRNPGAFRTILTFLRVGKLRLLREMCALSFQEELLYWGIEEDNLDWCCRRRYLQKIEEFAEMNEREDDLLESESPGEMAEETGLGQCMKRLQDMVERPHSGLPGKVFACLSVLFVTITAVNLSISTMPSLREEEEQGECSQMCYNIFIVESVCVGWFSLEFLLRFIQAPSKFAFLRSPLTLIDIIAILPYYITLVVDSTSVGQKKPSSGNSYLDKVGLVLRILRALRILYVMRLARHSLGLQTLGLTARRCTREFGLLLLFLCVAIALFAPLLYVIENEMADSQEFSSIPACYWWAVITMTTVGYGDMVPRSTPGQVVALSSILSGILLMAFPVTSIFHTFSRSYLELKQEQERVMYRRAQFLIKTKSQLSNMSQNSNVLFGSTSSDTRNNN, encoded by the exons ATGACCCTCTTGCCTGGAGAGAACTCAGATTATGACTACAGTGCCCTGAGCTGCACTTCTGATGCTTCCTTCAATCATCAGCATGCATTCTTTCCTCGGTCTGAGTCCCTCAAGGGTGTGTTTTACCGCAGAGCCAAGAGACTTCACCCCAAAGACAATGCCCACCAAAGCAGCCAACCTGAAGACCGAAAGAGACAGATCATTATTAATGTGGGGGGAATCAAGTACCTGCTGCCATGGACTACTCTGGATGAGTTTCCTCTTACTCGTCTGGGCCAGCTGAAATCTTGCACCAACTTTGATGACATCCTCAATGTCTGTGATGATTATGATGTGACCTGCAACGAGTTCTTCTTTGACCGCAACCCTGGGGCCTTTCGGACAATCTTGACCTTCCTCCGGGTGGGGAAGCTCCGGCTGCTCAGGGAGATGTGCGCCCTTTCATTCCAGGAGGAGCTCCTCTACTGGGGCATCGAGGAGGACAACCTGGATTGGTGTTGCCGGCGGAGATACCTGCAGAAGATCGAGGAGTTCGCAGAGATGAATGAGAGGGAGGATGATCTCCTGGAGAGCGAGAGTCCTGGGGAGATGGCCGAGGAGACCGGGCTGGGCCAGTGCATGAAGAGGCTGCAGGACATGGTAGAGAGACCTCATTCAGGGCTGCCAGGGAAGGTGTTTGCCTGTCTGTCTGTGCTGTTTGTAACCATCACTGCAGTGAATCTGTCTATCAGCACCATGCCCAGcttgagagaagaggaagaacaa ggTGAATGCTCCCAGATGTGCTACAACATCTTCATTGTGGAGTCAGTATGCGTGGGCTGGTTCTCCCTTGAGTTCCTGCTGAGGTTCATCCAGGCTCCCAGCAAGTTTGCCTTTCTCCGGAGCCCACTGACTCTGATTGACATAATCGCTATCCTTCCCTATTATATTACTCTGGTGGTGGATAGCACATCTGTGGGTCAAAAAAAACCTAGCTCTGGAAACAGCTATCTGGACAAGGTGGGCCTGGTGCTCCGTATCCTGCGGGCCTTGAGGATCTTATATGTCATGAGGCTGGCGAGACACTCTTTGGGCCTGCAGACACTTGGGCTCACAGCCCGACGGTGCACCCGGGAATTTGGGCTCTTGCTGCTGTTCCTTTGCGTGGCCATTGCCCTGTTTGCCCCATTACTTTATGTCATTGAGAACGAGATGGCTGATAGCCAAGAATTCAGCAGCATTCCAGCTTGCTACTGGTGGGCTGTCATCACCATGACCACAGTGGGTTACGGTGACATGGTACCCAGAAGCACCCCTGGCCAGGTGGTAGCCCTGAGCAGCATACTTAGTGGCATCCTTCTTATGGCATTCCCTGTGACCTCCATCTTCCATACATTCTCCCGCTCCTACCTGGAGCTGAAGCAGGAACAGGAAAGGGTCATGTACAGGAGGGCACAATTCCTGATCAAAACCAAGTCACAGTTAAGTAACATGTCACAGAACAGCAACGTTTTATTTGGCAGCACCTCCTCAGACACTAGAAACAACAATTGA